GACCGTGGAGGTTCCCTCGCCGGCCGAAGGCAGGCTTGGCGCCGTCAAGGTGCACGAAGGCCAGACGGTGCCGGTGGGGACGGTCATCGCGGTCCTGGAGACCGCAGAGGAGGCCGCGCCGGTGAAGCAGGAGGTTGCGGGCCTGCCAGAGGAGGCGAGCGCTGCTGCGCCCGCCCCGCCCGCCTCGCCCGAGCGCCCCGCCGGCGAGGCGGA
The sequence above is drawn from the Bacillota bacterium genome and encodes:
- a CDS encoding biotin/lipoyl-containing protein, whose amino-acid sequence is MGLEIVMPQLGESVTEGQIVRWLKQPGEPVARFEPLVEVLTDKVTVEVPSPAEGRLGAVKVHEGQTVPVGTVIAVLETAEEAAPVKQEVAGLPEEASAAAPAPPASPERPAGEA